The proteins below come from a single Mesobacillus jeotgali genomic window:
- a CDS encoding SIR2 family protein — protein sequence MKSASTNITRQGSQTSGSILATISSLNYTDLGYLNIEIGENPKDTEMTGYINHLGNYDRYLEGNFSIRFLENDTLVEYINCYAIELEQDQGLRFIVPKGDIRVLKVSKNNENQTQKMIKQIQNLMSSRQYGNIVFVMGAGASIDVLPGGADLLRKMLEADPHTEICRFITDVFKADIKKEEVPFPSFNQVLNVIDIALEREEGFSAEYSLESLRKLKKNMIGELRKYLIDRANPNVDNSYTELAQQLKAFKEKSGKISFITLNYDLYLDEALNKVFGTEFLEYVLPFQSLNDNGKGNDIQNTGEKENLNKIKIIKLHGSLDWLICPTCFNAFRVSENLHKALSRRTCPADHTELKEFLFPPTKERIEVHSHWTSLQGVADQLLRQADKVVFIGFSLSEDDAHFRFKLKKHLHRPENPVYIQVVSREKKEFDIATDAVSWNYWQFFGPIDYRPIGFKLFSKHPY from the coding sequence ATGAAAAGTGCTAGCACTAATATTACGCGGCAAGGATCACAGACAAGTGGAAGCATTCTTGCAACTATCTCTTCTTTAAATTATACAGACCTTGGTTATCTAAATATTGAAATTGGTGAAAATCCTAAGGATACTGAAATGACTGGGTATATTAACCATCTTGGAAACTATGATAGATATTTAGAAGGTAACTTCAGTATTCGATTTCTAGAAAACGATACATTAGTAGAATATATTAATTGTTATGCAATTGAATTAGAGCAGGATCAAGGTTTGCGTTTCATTGTACCGAAGGGGGATATTAGGGTACTTAAAGTTTCAAAGAATAATGAAAATCAAACACAAAAGATGATTAAACAAATTCAAAATTTAATGTCATCTCGGCAATATGGGAATATCGTTTTTGTTATGGGAGCTGGTGCATCTATTGATGTGTTACCAGGAGGCGCTGATTTATTGCGTAAGATGTTGGAAGCCGATCCACACACAGAAATCTGTAGGTTTATTACAGATGTTTTCAAAGCTGATATTAAAAAAGAAGAGGTGCCTTTTCCTTCATTTAATCAGGTTTTAAACGTAATTGATATAGCATTGGAGCGAGAAGAGGGGTTTAGTGCCGAATATTCCTTGGAGAGTCTCCGAAAATTGAAAAAAAATATGATTGGCGAATTACGAAAATATTTAATAGATCGTGCTAACCCTAACGTTGACAACAGCTATACCGAATTGGCACAACAATTGAAGGCATTTAAAGAAAAATCCGGGAAAATAAGCTTTATTACATTAAATTATGATTTATATCTGGACGAAGCATTGAATAAGGTTTTCGGTACTGAGTTTTTGGAGTATGTTCTTCCCTTTCAATCATTAAATGATAATGGTAAAGGTAATGATATACAAAATACAGGAGAGAAGGAAAATTTAAATAAAATAAAAATAATAAAACTACATGGATCGCTAGACTGGCTAATATGCCCCACATGTTTTAATGCTTTTAGAGTTTCGGAAAACTTGCATAAGGCACTTTCTAGAAGAACATGTCCTGCTGACCATACTGAGTTAAAAGAATTTTTGTTCCCGCCTACAAAAGAGCGTATCGAGGTACATAGTCACTGGACAAGCCTACAAGGTGTAGCTGACCAATTACTCCGTCAAGCTGACAAAGTGGTTTTTATAGGATTCTCACTCTCGGAAGATGATGCACATTTTCGCTTTAAACTTAAAAAGCATCTACACCGACCTGAAAATCCTGTGTATATTCAAGTAGTTAGTAGAGAAAAGAAAGAGTTTGATATAGCTACCGATGCCGTTTCATGGAATTATTGGCAATTCTTTGGTCCAATTGATTATAGACCAATAGGCTTTAAGTTGTTCTCTAAGCACCCTTATTAA
- a CDS encoding UPF0489 family protein, with translation MKKKTDYLISKINVNSMETIHEAINKLQNDEHIDAALKSDIIAKAFVISFDGTNNDPPSKEEEQYQNQLMYNIMFGKDCQLVKPTRPYTYPESKLYIIEKGCFIGCDKRQHDDECERELYKQIIESNNLNNKLDIINEMNPGIVKDNEIVSEYILDIDLDFFHTMDSIQPKDTETFYRLIRKAKIITIAMEPDYVSRWKVDDHSISSEKLLEHLLIHIKRATT, from the coding sequence ATGAAAAAAAAAACAGATTACCTAATTAGTAAAATCAACGTAAATAGTATGGAAACTATCCATGAAGCTATTAATAAATTACAAAATGATGAACATATTGACGCAGCTCTTAAATCTGACATCATCGCAAAAGCTTTTGTAATTTCATTTGATGGAACGAATAACGATCCACCTTCAAAAGAAGAAGAACAATATCAGAATCAATTGATGTATAATATTATGTTTGGTAAGGACTGCCAATTAGTAAAACCAACTAGACCTTATACATATCCTGAATCCAAACTTTATATTATTGAGAAAGGTTGTTTCATTGGATGTGATAAGAGACAGCATGATGACGAATGTGAGAGGGAACTCTATAAACAAATAATAGAGTCTAATAATTTAAATAATAAATTAGATATAATTAATGAAATGAACCCAGGAATAGTAAAGGATAACGAAATAGTAAGCGAGTACATATTAGATATTGATTTAGACTTTTTTCATACCATGGATTCTATACAACCTAAAGATACTGAAACTTTTTATAGATTAATAAGAAAGGCAAAAATAATAACTATTGCAATGGAGCCTGATTATGTTTCCAGATGGAAGGTTGATGATCATTCAATATCGAGTGAAAAGTTATTGGAACATTTATTAATCCATATTAAACGGGCAACTACATGA